The Pseudomonas hefeiensis genomic sequence GGCGCGGCCGCTCGCGGCAAGACGCGAACCACGGCGTAGCCAGCGCCATGCAACGCCGCCGTCGCCGCGACAAAACCGGCCGCGTAAGCCCAGGGACTGGTCATGTCCGGCAGTTCCAGACCATGGGCCACGCCATGGAACAGCGCAAACACCGCCGTCGCGCCAATCGCCAGGCTCAGCGGCGGGCGCACCGCCAGCGCCACTGCCAGGCCCAAGGCCAGCACCGAGGCGGCAATTGCGCTTTCCAGTGCGGGCAGGTCCAGGCCTTCAAAGCCGAGCAAACCGCCGATCAGCATGCTGGCGACGAAGGTGCACGGCAGCGCCCAGCGCGCCGCGCCTTGTTGTTGGGCGGCCCACAAGCCGACCGCCAACATCGCCAGCAGATGATCGAGCCCGCCGATGGGGTGACCGAGGCCGGCCATCAGGCCGTTATCGCCGTGGCCGGGGTGGGCGAAGGCCAAGGCCGGAGTCAGCAACAGGGCGAGGGCGCCAAGCAGGCGTTTGAATGTCATGGATAAGCTTCCTTGTTGAAGGTGTGAACAGTTGAAGTTGAAAGTCAGGCGGCGGTCAGCAAGCCCTGGCGTTCGATGAAGGCGATGATCTGCTCCAGGCCCTGGCCGGTTTTCTGGTTGCTGAACACGAACGGCTTGCCGTTGCGCATCCGTTGGGTGTCGCTGTCCATCATTTCCAGGGACGCTCCCACCAGTGGCGCCAGGTCGATCTTGTTGATCACCAGCAGGTCGGATTTACAGATGCCCGGCCCGCCTTTGCGCGGCAGCTTGTCGCCGGCCGAGACATCGATCACGTAAATGGTCAGGTCCGACAGCTCCGGGCTGAAGGTCGCCGAAAGGTTGTCGCCACCCGATTCCACCAGGATCAGATCCAGCCCCGGAAACCGCCGGTTCAATTGATCCACGGCCTCAAGGTTGATCGAGGCGTCTTCGCGAATCGCCGTGTGCGGGCAACCGCCGGTTTCCACACCGATGATCCGCTCTGGCGCCAGGGCTTCGTTGCGCACCAGAAAGTCGGCATCTTCGCGGGTGTAGATGTCGTTGGTGACCACCGCCAGGTTGTAGCGTTCACGTAGAGCCAGGCACAGGGCCAGGGTCAGTGCGGTTTTGCCGGAACCCACCGGGCCGCCGATACCGACGCGCAGAGGTTGTGTGTTCATGAGGGTCTCCTAGGAACGGAACAGGCGGCTGTACTGGCGCTCATGGGCCATGCTCGCCAGGGACAGGCCAAACGCGGCGCTGCCGTAGTGGTCGGGATCGATGTTTGAGGCGTCGTGCTGGGCCTGTTGCAGCAGCGGCAGCAGTTCGCTGGTCAGGCGCTGGG encodes the following:
- the ureG gene encoding urease accessory protein UreG; translated protein: MNTQPLRVGIGGPVGSGKTALTLALCLALRERYNLAVVTNDIYTREDADFLVRNEALAPERIIGVETGGCPHTAIREDASINLEAVDQLNRRFPGLDLILVESGGDNLSATFSPELSDLTIYVIDVSAGDKLPRKGGPGICKSDLLVINKIDLAPLVGASLEMMDSDTQRMRNGKPFVFSNQKTGQGLEQIIAFIERQGLLTAA
- a CDS encoding HupE/UreJ family protein — translated: MTFKRLLGALALLLTPALAFAHPGHGDNGLMAGLGHPIGGLDHLLAMLAVGLWAAQQQGAARWALPCTFVASMLIGGLLGFEGLDLPALESAIAASVLALGLAVALAVRPPLSLAIGATAVFALFHGVAHGLELPDMTSPWAYAAGFVAATAALHGAGYAVVRVLPRAAAPLVRLAGAGSAAAGVWLLAG